The following is a genomic window from Geminicoccaceae bacterium.
GTCGGCATCCACCAGTTCCTCGTGTTCATATCCCAGGTTGCGCACCTGCCGCTCGCGCCCGACCAGTTCGGCAAGCGTTGTATCGTTGAGCGCAACCGCGAGCTGCCCCGCGCCGTGATAGCCGCAGTCATGGCCGAGTTCGGCCTCGATGCGATGCCAGAACGCATCGGCCTCCAGCGACAGCGGGATTTCCGCCGGGTGCCGCAGCAGCGTGCGCACACCACCGGCATTGGCACTGGAGGCGTGGCGGCCCACATGATCGCGCTCGATGACCACGACGCGAACACCGCGCCGGGCCAGATGCAGGGCGGTGGAGCAACCGTGGATGCCACCGCCGACGATTGCGACATCGGCCTCGATCATGCGACCCCGGTCATGCGGTGGCATCCTCGTCCTCGGGAGCCGTGGGCAGCATCGGCCCGCTGTCGGGAGGTGGCGGAAGCCCCTGCATACAGGCGAGCTCCGCCAGCGTGACCGGCTTGACCGGCGGACGGATGCGCATGTGGCCGGTGCCGGCAACGTCGCGGCGGTTGGCGGCGGCAAGCAGGTGCGAGACGGTGAGCGAACACATCCGCCCCTGGCAGGGCCCCATCCCCGCCCGGCTGAACGCCTTGGCCTGGTTGGGACCGCTGCACCCGATGCTCGCGATCTGGCGAAGTTCGCCTGCTGTCACTTCCTCGCAGCGGCAGACCATCGTGGCGTCGTCGGGCGGTACGAGAACCTCGTCACGCGGCCGGAAAAGGATGTCGAGGAAACGCCGCAACGGCGCCTTGCGGGCGATGAGACGCCGCGACGCCCCCGAGCGACGCTCCAGTTCATCGCCGGAAAGGGCGCCGAGATCGGCACTCGCGGCGAGACCGGCCAGTTCGCCCGCCGCATGGGCGATGTCCGCACCGCGTATGCCACAGGCATCGCCGGCAACGAGGACCGCCGCGAGCGAGCTCCGGCCGAAGGGATCGAGCACCGGCTGCCAGCTGGCCTGAAGCCGTGAATAACGGTGTTCCGCACCGGCAACCATGGCCAGTTGCGTGTTCGGCACCACACCTTCATGCAGCAGCACCAGTTCGCAGTCATAGTGGAGCTCCCAGCTTCCCGCGCGCGCGCGCAGACCGCTCACCTGCCGTTCGCCCTCGATGCGAATATCATGAACGGCGGTGTGGAATTCGATGCCGGAAGACTTCAGCAGCCGTTGCCAATGCAGCCCCTTGCGCAATTCGGGGCCGGCGAGAAAGGCGCGCGGCAGGTGGGGAGCTGCATGCAGATAATGGGCACGAGGCGTCGTATCGAGGATGGCCTCGATGCGTGCGCCGGCATCGACGAGCTGTGCGGCGGCAAGATAGAGCAGCGGTCCCGAGCCGGCGATCACGGTGGGAACATCGCTGACCATGGCCGAGCTCTTGAGCGCCGTCTGGGCCGACCCCAGCCCCATCACTCCCGGCAGGGTCCAGCCCGGCACCGGCACCGGCCGTTCCTGTGCACCGGCGGCGATGATCACGCGACGGGCTTCGATCCACTGCGCCCGCCCCTCTCCCACCAGACCTATCCCGCCTTCGGCCGACAGGTCGAAAACGGCGCTGCGCGGCCTGTATACAGCCGTCGACCCGCGGAAGCGGCGTACCAGATCGGCACCGCGGGCGTAGTCGGGACCGAGCAGCTGCCGCATGCGATCCCCCTGCTCGTCCACCTTCTCGATCGAGCGATAGATCTGC
Proteins encoded in this region:
- a CDS encoding FAD-dependent oxidoreductase → MSEPVATEDETRPERFDVAVIGGGPAGMAAAMAAAGTGLSTVLLDEQAAPGGQIYRSIEKVDEQGDRMRQLLGPDYARGADLVRRFRGSTAVYRPRSAVFDLSAEGGIGLVGEGRAQWIEARRVIIAAGAQERPVPVPGWTLPGVMGLGSAQTALKSSAMVSDVPTVIAGSGPLLYLAAAQLVDAGARIEAILDTTPRAHYLHAAPHLPRAFLAGPELRKGLHWQRLLKSSGIEFHTAVHDIRIEGERQVSGLRARAGSWELHYDCELVLLHEGVVPNTQLAMVAGAEHRYSRLQASWQPVLDPFGRSSLAAVLVAGDACGIRGADIAHAAGELAGLAASADLGALSGDELERRSGASRRLIARKAPLRRFLDILFRPRDEVLVPPDDATMVCRCEEVTAGELRQIASIGCSGPNQAKAFSRAGMGPCQGRMCSLTVSHLLAAANRRDVAGTGHMRIRPPVKPVTLAELACMQGLPPPPDSGPMLPTAPEDEDATA